Genomic segment of Methanolobus mangrovi:
GCACAACTGGGAAAATGGATACTATTATTATGGATACCGGACCTGCGGCGATATTCGGTGCACTTCTTGATCCTCGTGCCATTCAACCTGCTATTGTTGTGAATATAGGGAATGGACACACCCTTGCAGCAATAGTGGATAATGACAGGATTGTAGCTCTTTTTGAACATCACACTTCTGCTCTTGATGGAATAAAACTACAGGGATATATCAATGAATTTGCATGTGGTAAACTTGGTTTTGATGATATTTTCAATGATGGTGGGCATGGTTGCTATATAAAAGAAAGCCATGGGCCTGATGCGATCATGTCTGTAATGATCACCGGTCCAAGACGTAACATTTTACAGAACCTGAAGCCCGAAGACAGGGATATCGCTATCTGGGAGAAACTTCATTTTGCAGCACCTTTTGGAAATATGATGCTTTCCGGTTGTTACGGATTGCTGATGCCTCAGTTGAAGCAGTACGTGTGAATCGGTGATAAGGCTTATAAACCCCAAGGTAGTATGAGGACAGCCATCGAGATTAATCTATTTTGTTGATAGGCAACATCAACAAATACAAATATATACATATCAATTAAGGTACAAATCCAGATGCGAAAACCAGTGGTACTATTTATAGTATCACGCTTTATTGCAATAATCAACTCAAGGAGATTTTAATTCATGGTAAGAAAACCAGCAAGTATGTACAGGAACGTAAGACAGCGTTCATTCACCAGAAGGAAGTATATGGGTGGTGTCCCGGGTAGTCAGGTCATTCACTACGACATGGGTAACAAGAGTGCCGATTTTCCGGTAAAGGTCACACTCATAGCTAAAGAGAGATGCCAACTCACACACAAGTCACTTGAAGCTGCACGTATCACTTCAAACCGTGCAATGACAAATGCTGCAGGACGTGCAGGGTTCCACATCAAACTGAGAGTTTACCCACACGAGGTCCTCAGGGAGAACAAGCAGGCTACCGGAGCAGGTGCAGACCGTGTGTCAAGTGGTATGCGTGGGGCATATGGAAAGAATGTTGGAACAGCAGCAAGAGTTTCAGCTGGTCAGAAGATATTTACTATCTCTGTAAACAAAGAGCACTTTGTAATGGCAAAGGATGCACTTAGGAAAGCAGGCCAGAAACTGCCAACCCCAGTCAGGATCGTAGTCGATCAAGGGCTGGAACTTGTTCAATAAATAACTAGAAAATAACGAGGGATCAAAGATGGAAGATTACGAAGCGCTTCTGGATCGTGCAATAGCAAACTTACCCGACATGGAGACTACGGATGCTCGTTTCGTAATCCCTGAACCTAAAATTATGGTAGAAGGTAAGACCACGATCCTTGATAATTTCAACAACATTGCAGATGTCCTGAACAGGGATCCTGACCACGTGATGAAATACCTTACACGTGAAATGGGTACTGCAGGTAAGATCGATGGTATGAGGGCGATATTCCAGGGTAGGTTCTCAAAGGACCAGATCAAAGCTAACATCGAAGCATATGTTGAAGAATTCGTCATGTGTTCAGAATGTGGAAGGCCTGATACCCAGCTTATGAAAATGGACCGTATCATGGTGTTGAAATGTGCCGCTTGTGGTGCACACAGACCTGTGAAGAAAAGACGTGCCAGTGCACCTGTCAAACAGGACGCCATTGAAGAAGGCAAAGAATACGATGTTCGTATCGATGCTGTTGGTTCCAAGGGTGACGGGATTGCTAAGATGGATAGGTTCACTATCTTCGTACCAGGTGCTGCAAAGGGTGAGACTCTCAAGATAAGAATCAAGAGAATCAGTGGAACCCTTGCGTTCGCCGAAAAAGTATGATGCCTGCTTAAACGGGTATCAATCATCTTTTTTTCTGCAAGAAATACCTATATATTAATAGTGTCATAAATACGGTGAATTACTTGCAAGTAATTACCCGAGGGAACATATGGCACGAGTACCAACCGGAATATCAGGATTTGATGAACTTATAGAAGGTGGGTTCATTGAAAATGACGTGATTCTCCTGACAGGGGGACCTGGTGCAGGTAAGTCTACTTTTGGTTCACAATATCTGTATGCAGGAATCATGAATTACAATGAACCGGGAGTTTACGTCACGTTTGAAGAGACTCCGGCACGCATCATGAGAAATATGTGGAGACATGGATGGGATATGGAACGTCTCATAAAGGAAAATAAAC
This window contains:
- a CDS encoding 50S ribosomal protein L16 translates to MVRKPASMYRNVRQRSFTRRKYMGGVPGSQVIHYDMGNKSADFPVKVTLIAKERCQLTHKSLEAARITSNRAMTNAAGRAGFHIKLRVYPHEVLRENKQATGAGADRVSSGMRGAYGKNVGTAARVSAGQKIFTISVNKEHFVMAKDALRKAGQKLPTPVRIVVDQGLELVQ
- a CDS encoding translation initiation factor IF-2 subunit beta encodes the protein MEDYEALLDRAIANLPDMETTDARFVIPEPKIMVEGKTTILDNFNNIADVLNRDPDHVMKYLTREMGTAGKIDGMRAIFQGRFSKDQIKANIEAYVEEFVMCSECGRPDTQLMKMDRIMVLKCAACGAHRPVKKRRASAPVKQDAIEEGKEYDVRIDAVGSKGDGIAKMDRFTIFVPGAAKGETLKIRIKRISGTLAFAEKV